A DNA window from Jaculus jaculus isolate mJacJac1 chromosome 1, mJacJac1.mat.Y.cur, whole genome shotgun sequence contains the following coding sequences:
- the Klf4 gene encoding Krueppel-like factor 4, with protein MRQPPGESDMAVSDALLPSFSTFASVPAGREKTLRPAGAPNNRWREELSHMKRLPPLPGRPYDLAATVAADLESAGAGAACSSSNSNNNPALLPRRETEEFNDLLDLDFILSNSLSHQESVAATVSSSASASSSSSPSSSGPASAPSTCSFSYPIRAGGDPVVAAGGTGGGGGGGLLYSRESAPPPTAPFNLADINDVSPSGGFVAELLRPELDPVYIPPQQPQPPGGGLMGKFVLKASLSAPGSEYGSPSVISVSKGSPDGSHPVVVAPYSGGPPRMCPKIKQEAVSSCTVGRPLETHLGAGPQLSNGHRPAAHEFPLGRQLPSRTTPTLGPEELLNSRDCHPALPLPPGFHPHAGPNYPPFLPDQMQSQVPSLHYQELMPPGSCLQEEPKPKRGRRSWPRKRTATHTCDYAGCGKTYTKSSHLKAHLRTHTGEKPYHCDWDGCGWKFARSDELTRHYRKHTGHRPFQCQKCDRAFSRSDHLALHMKRHF; from the exons ATGAG GCAGCCACCTGGCGAGTCTGACATGGCTGTCAGCGACGCGCTGCTCCCGTCCTTCTCCACGTTCGCGTCTGTCCCGGCGGGAAGGGAGAAGACACTGCGTCCAGCAGGTGCTCCGAATAAC CGTTGGCGAGAGGAACTCTCTCACATGAAGCGACTTCCCCCGCTTCCCGGCCGGCCCTACGACCTGGCGGCCACGGTGGCCGCAGACCTGGAGAGCGCCGGAGCTGGCGCAGCgtgcagcagcagcaacagcaacaacaacccGGCCCTCCTACCGCGGAGGGAGACCGAGGAGTTCAACGATCTCCTGGACCTAGACTTTATTCTCTCCAACTCGCTATCCCACCAGGAATCGGTGGCCGCCACCGTGTCCTCGTCGGCCTCGGCCTCGTCCTCGTCCTCGCCCTCGAGCAGCGGCCCCGCCAGCGCGCCCTCCACCTGCAGCTTCAGCTACCCGATCCGGGCCGGGGGTGACCCGGTTGTGGCGGCCGGCGGCaccg gtggtggtggtggtggtgggctcCTCTACAGCCGGGAGTCGGCACCGCCCCCCACGGCTCCCTTCAACCTGGCGGACATCAACGACGTGAGCCCCTCGGGCGGCTTTGTGGCCGAGCTCCTGCGGCCCGAGTTGGACCCGGTGTACATTCCGCCGCAGCAGCCGCAGCCGCCAGGTGGCGGGCTGATGGGCAAGTTCGTGCTGAAGGCGTCGCTGAGCGCCCCCGGCAGCGAGTACGGCAGCCCGTCGGTCATCAGTGTTAGCAAAGGCAGCCCCGACGGCAGCCACCCGGTGGTGGTGGCGCCCTACAGCGGCGGCCCACCGCGCATGTGCCCCAAGATCAAGCAGGAGGCCGTCTCCTCCTGCACGGTTGGCCGGCCCCTAGAGACCCACTTGGGCGCTGGACCCCAGCTCAGCAACGGACACCGGCCCGCCGCGCACGAGTTCCCCCTGGGGCGGCAGCTCCCCAGCAGGACTACCCCGACGCTGGGTCCCGAGGAACTGCTGAACAGCAGGGACTGTCACCCTGCCCTGCCGCTTccccctggattccatccccatgCGGGGCCCAACTACCCTCCTTTCCTGCCCGACCAGATGCAGTCACAAGTCCCGTCACTCCATTACCAAG AGCTCATGCCACCCGGCTCCTGCCTGCAAGAGGAGCCCAAGCCAAAGAGGGGAAGAAGGTCGTGGCCCCGGAAAAGGACCGCCACTCACACTTGTGATTACGCAGGCTGTGGCAAAACCTATACCAAGAGTTCTCATCTCAAGGCACACCTGCGAACCCACACAG GTGAGAAACCTTACCACTGTGACTGGGACGGCTGTGGGTGGAAATTCGCCCGCTCCGATGAACTGACCAGGCACTACCGCAAACACACAGGGCACCGCCCCTTCCAGTGCCAGAAGTGTGACCGGGCCTTTTCCAGGTCGGACCACCTCGCCTTACACATGAAGAGGCACTTTTAA